In Sulfuricurvum sp. IAE1, one DNA window encodes the following:
- the pgeF gene encoding peptidoglycan editing factor PgeF — protein MKTLPSSLLNSSDLLACFTTRGGGVSPAPYESANLAFHVGDDPILVTQNHDLLAQSLGYERSSLVYMRQIHSDRVVMIAEEARFDTPPECDALITDRILIPLMVMSADCTPILLYDPDTRAIGAVHAGREGALNAILPKTVAAMEKAYGTRPGNLLVSMGPSIGGCCYEINPLIASTVTALGYSGALRYEGSKVFLDVNAILLRQLEAAGVPAEAVEVSGECTACRCDTYFSYRADARQTGRIAGVIMLR, from the coding sequence ATGAAAACCTTACCTTCGAGCCTATTGAATTCATCCGACCTTCTTGCCTGTTTCACCACGCGCGGCGGGGGTGTCTCCCCTGCCCCCTACGAGAGCGCCAATCTGGCGTTTCACGTCGGAGACGACCCCATCCTGGTGACGCAAAACCATGACCTGCTGGCCCAAAGCCTGGGATACGAACGTTCCTCTCTGGTATACATGCGCCAGATCCATTCGGACAGAGTGGTCATGATCGCCGAGGAAGCGAGGTTCGACACCCCTCCCGAATGCGACGCCCTGATTACCGACCGCATCTTGATTCCCCTCATGGTGATGAGCGCCGACTGTACCCCGATTTTGCTGTATGATCCGGATACACGGGCCATCGGGGCGGTGCACGCCGGGCGCGAAGGGGCGCTAAACGCCATTCTTCCCAAAACAGTTGCGGCAATGGAAAAAGCCTACGGTACCCGTCCCGGAAACCTTCTGGTCAGCATGGGGCCCTCCATCGGCGGATGCTGCTACGAAATCAACCCTCTCATCGCGTCTACGGTTACGGCGCTGGGGTATTCCGGGGCGCTTCGCTACGAAGGCTCAAAGGTATTTTTGGACGTCAATGCGATTTTGCTGCGGCAGCTCGAAGCTGCGGGGGTACCCGCCGAAGCGGTCGAAGTATCGGGAGAATGTACGGCGTGCCGATGCGATACCTATTTTTCCTACCGTGCCGACGCGCGTCAAACGGGGCGGATCGCCGGGGTTATCATGCTTCGCTGA
- the dxs gene encoding 1-deoxy-D-xylulose-5-phosphate synthase, with protein MDIKYFTLQELAELSQKIRERILEVVSSNGGHLSSTLGATEIIVAMHRVFDASKDPFIFDVSHQSYAHKLLTGRWEAFSTLRKFGGLSGYTKPSESPMDYFVAGHSSTSISLGVGAAKAIALKNEQSSRIPVVLIGDGAMSAGMVYEALNELGDRKYPMVIILNDNEMSIAKPIGALSRMLSSAMASPFYQRFKRKTEQFVDNFGEGAHYLAKRFEESFKLITPGIMFEEMGIEYIGPIDGHDLKSLIETFETAKSMGKPVLVHVQTIKGKGYEIAEGKHEKWHGVSPFDLKSGTASAKSAAKSATQIYTEALMAAADADPKIVGVTAAMPSGTGMSELIEKYPDRFWDVAIAEQHAVTSMASLAKEGFKPFCTIYSTFLQRGFDQVVHDVCLMDLPVVFAMDRAGIVGEDGETHQGAFDISFLRLIPNMTLCAPRDERSFHQVVAYAAAYERPCAIRYPRGAFFDADLPASEPFKTGKAQMLVENDTDTLFIGYGNGVGRAAQTMEYMDEKPSLLDLRFVKPLDAAMLRRMAQKYKRWYVFSDSARMGGVGSALLEWLSEEKIADVSVVTFEYDDAFIKHGNTRLVEESLGLLPEQLARRVSEA; from the coding sequence ATGGACATTAAATATTTTACGCTTCAAGAACTGGCGGAACTCTCCCAGAAAATCCGCGAACGGATTTTGGAAGTGGTCAGTTCGAACGGGGGGCACCTGAGCTCCACGCTCGGCGCCACCGAGATCATCGTCGCGATGCACCGGGTTTTCGACGCCTCCAAAGACCCTTTTATTTTCGACGTTTCGCATCAGTCCTATGCCCATAAACTTCTCACCGGGCGGTGGGAAGCCTTTTCGACGCTGCGGAAATTCGGAGGACTCAGCGGGTATACGAAGCCTTCCGAATCCCCGATGGACTATTTCGTTGCGGGCCACAGTTCGACGTCAATTTCGCTGGGGGTCGGAGCGGCCAAAGCGATCGCGCTCAAAAACGAGCAGTCCAGCCGTATCCCGGTCGTACTGATCGGGGACGGAGCGATGTCGGCGGGGATGGTCTACGAAGCGCTGAACGAACTCGGAGACCGTAAATACCCGATGGTCATCATCCTTAACGACAATGAGATGAGTATCGCAAAACCGATAGGTGCGCTGAGCCGGATGCTCAGTTCCGCGATGGCCAGCCCGTTTTATCAGCGTTTCAAACGTAAGACCGAACAGTTCGTCGACAATTTCGGGGAGGGGGCCCATTATCTGGCCAAACGATTCGAGGAGTCGTTCAAACTGATCACGCCGGGGATCATGTTCGAGGAGATGGGGATCGAATACATCGGTCCCATTGACGGGCACGACCTCAAATCGCTGATCGAGACGTTTGAGACGGCAAAATCGATGGGCAAACCGGTTCTGGTTCACGTCCAGACGATCAAGGGTAAGGGATACGAAATCGCCGAGGGAAAACACGAAAAATGGCACGGCGTTTCTCCTTTTGACCTCAAAAGCGGTACCGCCAGCGCGAAAAGCGCGGCCAAAAGTGCTACCCAGATTTATACCGAAGCGTTGATGGCGGCGGCGGATGCCGATCCGAAAATTGTCGGCGTCACCGCAGCGATGCCCAGCGGAACGGGAATGAGCGAACTGATCGAAAAATATCCCGACCGTTTCTGGGACGTGGCGATCGCCGAGCAGCATGCGGTCACGTCAATGGCGTCACTGGCTAAAGAGGGCTTCAAGCCTTTTTGTACGATTTATTCGACGTTTTTGCAACGCGGGTTTGATCAGGTCGTCCACGATGTCTGTCTGATGGATCTGCCGGTTGTTTTCGCGATGGACCGTGCCGGTATCGTCGGGGAAGACGGAGAGACCCACCAGGGAGCTTTTGATATCAGCTTTTTGCGGCTGATTCCCAACATGACCCTTTGCGCCCCGAGAGACGAACGTTCATTCCATCAGGTAGTCGCTTACGCGGCGGCTTATGAGCGCCCCTGCGCGATCCGTTACCCCAGGGGGGCTTTTTTCGATGCGGATCTTCCCGCATCGGAGCCTTTCAAGACGGGGAAAGCGCAGATGCTCGTCGAAAACGATACCGATACCCTTTTTATCGGTTACGGTAACGGCGTCGGGCGCGCGGCACAGACGATGGAGTACATGGACGAAAAACCTTCCCTCCTTGATTTGCGGTTTGTCAAACCTCTTGATGCCGCGATGCTGCGAAGGATGGCCCAAAAATACAAGCGCTGGTACGTTTTCAGCGATTCGGCCCGTATGGGGGGAGTCGGAAGCGCTCTGCTCGAGTGGCTTTCCGAAGAGAAGATAGCGGATGTGTCGGTCGTCACGTTCGAATACGATGACGCATTTATCAAACACGGTAATACCCGTCTGGTCGAAGAATCGCTCGGATTACTTCCCGAACAGCTTGCGCGCCGCGTCAGCGAAGCATGA